A segment of the Geobacillus kaustophilus genome:
TGCCGGTACTCATACACTTCATTCATGACAATAAAACCGATCCCGCCCAGTATAATTAAAATCGGCACGACAAGGCTCACGACCGGATCTTCCACGTAGCCGGTCAAACTGCGAAACTCGCCCATCAAGTCAAAGCCGGCGTTGTTAAAGTTGGAAATCGCATGAAAGAACCCAAAGTAAACGGCTTTCCAAAACGGCATATCGAACGAGAAACGAATCGCCAACAGCAATCCACCGATGCCTTCAATAACGACGGTAAAAACGAGAATGCGTTTCACGAGCCGAACAATCCCTTCGATGCTCAGCTGATTGAGCGCCTCTTGCAGCAACAACCTCTCTTTCAAGGAAATCCGCTTGCCGAGCAAAAAGGCAAACAACGTAGCAAATGTCATAAATCCAAGCCCGCCCACTTGGATCAGCGCTAAAATGACCAGCTGGCCGAACAACGTGAACGTCGTCCCCGTATCAACCACAACAAGTCCGGTCACGCACGTAGCAGATGTCGCTGTAAACAAGGCGTCTAAAAACGGAAGTCCTTTCCCGTCAACGGTCGCCGTCGGCAGCATCAACAAGAAAGCTCCAACCAAAATAATCAAGGCAAAGCCCGACACTAATACTTTCGGCGGATCAAAAAAATTGCTTTTTGGATTCATTGGCATGGTTTACCCCTTTCCCTTCATCCATTTCTTCCTTTAGTTGTGGATGATGCATAGAAAAATATAACAAAAACCAGCTGGTTCGGGTACCTTAAACAAATTTTCATCATAACATTCTTCCCACATAATAAAATGGATAAAGGGCATGGCCACCAGCTTCAAGAATGCGGATGAAGTGAAACCTTTTCCGTCTCCGTTCGTCTATATGAATGGTGAATCGTAATCGAGCTGGGAATCACAAAGGCAGCGAGGCGCGGAAAAGGGCTTGCGCCAGCCCCATTCAAAACATTCCATTGACTTTTGGCAAAAGACGTATTATGCTACTTGACATGGAGACGTTCCGATGTAAAATCATGTCAGAATAAAACATTGGTTGCTGTGGACAACGGCTGTTGATATAAACATAGAAGCATCGTTAAAGAATACGGGACAAAGGAGGAGAAGAGGACGTGAAGGCAGTTTGGGAAAACTGGTTGAAAAAATGTCGTTCTCTCCCTAACCAATACATCGGCTTTTTTATTTTTGCCGTGCTCTTATTTTGGTTGAAGACGTACGCCGCCTATTTAGCAGAATTTAACCTTGGCATCAGCAACTCCATGCAGGAGTTTTTATTGTTCATCAACCCGGTCAGCTCGGCGGTATTCTTCCTTGGATTGGCCCTGTTGGCCAAGGAAACGCGTGTGTACAAATGGCTCATTATTATTAATTTCATTTTATCGTTCATCTTATACGCCAATATCGTCTATTATCGCTTTTTCAGCGATTTTATTACATTGCCGACGTTGACGCAAACGAAAAACTTCGGCGACCTCGGCGGAAGCATTTGGGAATTGATCCATTGGTATGACGCGTTCTATTTCTTGGATACGATCATTTTATCGGTCATCGTCTTCTCAAAACGGTTCCCGCTCCCGCCTGTGCGGGCCGGCCGTTTCAAAAAAGGGGCCATTTTTGCCTCGGCCATTTTAATGTTCAGCGTCAACTTGGCGCTCGCTGAGGCGGACCGCCCGCAGCTCTTGACAAGAACGTTTGACCGAAACTATATCGTCAAGTATTTAGGCGTGTACAACTATTTAATTTACGACGCGATCCAAAGCATGAAATCATCGACGCAACGGGCGTTCGCCAACAAAAGCGACATCACGACCGTCTTGAACCATGTGCAGGCGACATACGCCAAGCCGAATCCGAAATATTTCGGCGTGGCCAAAGGCATGAATGTCATCTATATTCACTTAGAATCATTCCAAAACTTTTTAATTCACTACAAACTGAATGGCGAGGAAGTGACGCCGTTCTTAAACTCGCTCACCCGCGATCCGAACACGTTCTATTTCGACAACTTCTTCCATCAAACAGGGCAAGGGAAAACATCGGACGCGGAGTTCATGCTGGAAAATTCGCTGTTTGGCTTGCCGCAAGGGGCCGTGTTCACAACAAAAGGGCAAAACACGTATCATGCGGCTCCGGCCATTCTTCACCAGTACGGATATACAAGCGCGGTTTTCCACGGCAACTACAAAACGTTCTGGAACCGCGATGAAATTTACAAGTCGTTCGGCTTTGACCACTTTTTTGACGCAAGCTACTACGATATGAACGATGAGGACGTCTTGAATTACGGACTGAAAGACAAACCGTTTTTCCGGGAGTCAATCCCGCTGTTAGAAACATTGAAAGAACCGTTCTATGTGAAATTTATTACGCTGTCCAACCACTTCCCGTACCCGATCAGCGAGGAAGACGCGACGATCCCGCCTGCGACGACCGGTGATGGAACAGTCGACCGGTATTTCCAAACGGCCCGTTATTTGGACGAGGCGGTGAAAGAGTTCTTTGATTATCTGAAAAAATCGGGCCTGTACGACCGCTCGGTCATCATCTTATACGGCGACCATTACGGCATTTCGGAAAACCATGACAAAGCGATGGCGCAAATTTTAGGAAAAGAAATTACACCGTATGAGCATGCACAATTGCAGCGGGTGCCGCTGTTCATCCACGTGCCGGGCGTAAAAGGCGGCGTCATTCATGAGTTTGGCGGCCAAATCGATTTGTTGCCGACGGTGCTGCACTTGCTTGGCATCGACACGAAAAACTTCGTCCAATTCGGCACGGATTTGCTGTCGCCGGAACATCAAGAAATTGTTCCGTTCCGCAACGGCGACTTTGTCACTCCGAGCGTAACGGCTGTCAATGGCAAATACTATGACACGAAAACGGGCGAATCGCTTGAAGAAACACCGGAAATTAAGCGCATTGAACAAATCGTTCGGACCAAACTCGATCTATCGGATAAAGTCGTCTACGGTGATTTGCTCCGATTCTATACACCGAAAGGCTTCAAACCGGTCGATCCGTCAAAATATGATTACAATAACCGTGAAGAGGGAAGCGATCAATGATCGCCCCCTCTTTTTTCTCAACTCTGCAATAGCCGTTCGATGGCCCGCTGCGCATTGATATAGCCCGCTCCGTATACGTTTGGATCGCGCCCTTTCCACAAATCGGCGCCGTCTTTTAACACCTGCTTGATTGCATCCGGCGTTGCATTTGGTTTGGCCTGAAGCATCAACGCGACAATGCCGGCGCAAATCGGCGTTGCCATCGATGTGCCGGACATCGTCATATAATAATCGCCGACCCGGCTTTGCTTATTCATCTTGTCAAGAAATGAACGCGGAGCGCGGAGGGAAATGATGTTGACGCCAGGAACAACGAGATCCGGTTTCACCACCCCATATTCGGTCGGCCCTCGGCTCGAAAACGACGCCACATCATCATCGGTGTGCGTTGCCGCTGTATCATGATCGTCAAGGGCGCCGACGGTAATGATGCGATCGCTAATGCCCGGGCTTGAAATCGTCC
Coding sequences within it:
- a CDS encoding LTA synthase family protein, producing MKAVWENWLKKCRSLPNQYIGFFIFAVLLFWLKTYAAYLAEFNLGISNSMQEFLLFINPVSSAVFFLGLALLAKETRVYKWLIIINFILSFILYANIVYYRFFSDFITLPTLTQTKNFGDLGGSIWELIHWYDAFYFLDTIILSVIVFSKRFPLPPVRAGRFKKGAIFASAILMFSVNLALAEADRPQLLTRTFDRNYIVKYLGVYNYLIYDAIQSMKSSTQRAFANKSDITTVLNHVQATYAKPNPKYFGVAKGMNVIYIHLESFQNFLIHYKLNGEEVTPFLNSLTRDPNTFYFDNFFHQTGQGKTSDAEFMLENSLFGLPQGAVFTTKGQNTYHAAPAILHQYGYTSAVFHGNYKTFWNRDEIYKSFGFDHFFDASYYDMNDEDVLNYGLKDKPFFRESIPLLETLKEPFYVKFITLSNHFPYPISEEDATIPPATTGDGTVDRYFQTARYLDEAVKEFFDYLKKSGLYDRSVIILYGDHYGISENHDKAMAQILGKEITPYEHAQLQRVPLFIHVPGVKGGVIHEFGGQIDLLPTVLHLLGIDTKNFVQFGTDLLSPEHQEIVPFRNGDFVTPSVTAVNGKYYDTKTGESLEETPEIKRIEQIVRTKLDLSDKVVYGDLLRFYTPKGFKPVDPSKYDYNNREEGSDQ